The following proteins are encoded in a genomic region of Mycolicibacterium confluentis:
- a CDS encoding Rv3143 family two-component system response regulator codes for MADSPVRVLVYSDNARTREQVMLALGRRIHPELPELSYLEVATAPVVIQHMDAGGVDLAILDGEAAPAGGLGIAKQLKDEIEHCPPILVLTGRRDDAWLARWSRAEAAVPHPIDPIALGEAVVSLLRSPSLS; via the coding sequence ATGGCCGACAGTCCCGTCCGCGTGCTCGTGTACAGCGACAACGCGCGCACGCGTGAGCAGGTCATGCTCGCACTGGGCAGGCGCATCCACCCCGAACTGCCTGAGTTGAGCTATCTCGAGGTGGCCACCGCGCCCGTGGTGATTCAGCACATGGACGCCGGCGGCGTGGATCTGGCCATCCTGGACGGTGAGGCCGCCCCCGCCGGGGGGTTGGGCATCGCCAAACAACTCAAGGACGAGATCGAGCACTGCCCGCCGATCCTGGTCCTGACCGGCCGCCGCGACGACGCCTGGCTGGCCCGCTGGTCACGCGCAGAAGCGGCCGTTCCGCACCCGATTGACCCCATTGCGCTGGGCGAGGCCGTGGTGAGTCTGCTGCGTTCCCCCAGCCTCAGCTGA